A DNA window from Jaculus jaculus isolate mJacJac1 chromosome 1, mJacJac1.mat.Y.cur, whole genome shotgun sequence contains the following coding sequences:
- the Nxf1 gene encoding nuclear RNA export factor 1 — protein MADEGKSYNEHDDRVSFPQRRKKGRGPFRWKCGEGNRRSGRGGSSIRSSRFEEDDGDVAMSDAQDGPRVRYNPYANRPNRRGETWHDRDRIHVTVRRDRAPPERGGAGTSQDGTTKNWFKITIPYGRKYDKAWLLSMIQSKCSVPFTPIEFHYENTRAQFFVEDSSTASALKAVSYKIQDRENRRIAIIINPSTPPFTIQNELKPDQVEQLKLIMSKRYDGSQQALDLKGLRSDPDLMSQNINVVLNRRSSMSAALRIIEENIPELLSLNLSNNRLYKLDDMSSIVQKAPNLKILNLSGNELKSEWELDKIKGLKLEELWLDGNPMCDTFRDQSTYISAIRERFPKLLRLDGHELPPPIAFDVEAPTMLPPCKGSYFGTENLKSLVMHFLQQYYAIYDSGDRQGLLDAYHDGACCSLSIPFTPQNPARSNLAEYFKDSRNVKKLKDPTLRFRLLKHTRLNVVAFLNELPKTQHDINSFVVDISAQTSTLLCFSVNGVFKEVDGKSRDSLRAFTRTFIVVPTSSSGLCIVNDELFVRNASPEEIQRAFAMPAPTPSSSPVPTLSPEQQEMLQAFSTQSGMNLEWSQKCLQDNNWDYTRSAQAFTHLKAKGEIPEVAFMK, from the exons ATGGCGGACGAGGGGAAGTCGTACAACG AGCATGATGATCGTGTTAGTTTCcctcagagaagaaagaaaggccgGGGTCCTTTCCGGTGGAAATGTGGAGAAGGGAACCGTCGGTCTGGAAGAGGCGGTTCTAGTATTCGGTCCTCCCGGTTTGAGGAAGATGATGGAGATGTTGCAATGAGTGATGCCCAAGATGGTCCCCGAGTACGATA CAACCCCTATGCCAACCGTCCTAACCGTCGGGGCGAAACTTGGCATGATCGAGATCGCATTCACGTTACTGTGCGTAGAGACAGAGCTCCTCcagagagaggaggggctggCACCAGCCAAGATGGAACTACCAAGAACTGGTTCAAGATTACA ATTCCTTATGGGAGAAAATATGACAAGGCATGGCTCCTGAGTATGATTCAGAGCAAGTGCAGTGTCCCTTTCACCCCCATTGAG TTTCACTATGAGAACACACGGGCCCAGTTTTTTGTGGAGGATTCCAGTACTGCTTCTGCATTAAAAGCTGTCAGCTATAAGATTCAGGATCGAGAGAATCGAAGG ATAGCTATCATCATCAACCCCTCTACTCCACCCTTTACAATACAGAATGAACTGAAGCCAGATCAAGTAGAGCAGCTCAAG CTGATCATGAGCAAACGATATGATGGCTCCCAACAAGCACTTGACCTCAAGGGCCTCCGCTCAGACCCAG aTTTGATGTCCCAGAACATCAATGTTGTACTAAATCGTAGAAGTTCTATGTCAGCTGCCCTGCgaatcattgaagaaaacatcccTGAG CTATTGTCCTTGAACTTGAGTAACAACAGGCTCTACAAGCTGGATGACATGTCCAGCATTGTACAAAAGGCACCTAACCTGAAGATcctaaacctttctggaaatgaA TTGAAGTCAGAGTGGGAATTGGACAAGATAAAAGGGCTGAAGCTAGAAGAGCTGTGGCTTGACGGAAACCCCATGTGTGACACTTTCCGAGACCAGTCTACCTACATCAG CGCTATTCGTGAACGATTTCCCAAGTTATTACGCCTG gatggccatgagttacCCCCTCCAATTGCTTTTGATGTCGAAGCCCCCACGATGTTACCGCCCTGCAAG GGAAGCTATTTTGGAACAGAGAACTTAAAAAGCCTGGTCATGCATTTCCTGCAGCA GTACTATGCAATTTATGATTCTGGAGATCGTCAGGGTCTCCTGGATGCCTACCATGATGGAGCTTGTTGCTCACTAAGCATTCCTTTCACCCCTCAGAACCCTGCCCG AAGCAACTTGGCTGAGTACTTTAAGGACAGCAGAAATGTGAAGAAGCTTAAAGACCCCA CCCTACGGTTCCGGCTGCTGAAGCACACACGTCTCAATGTTGTCGCCTTCCTCAATGAGTTGCCCAAAACTCAACATGACATCAATTCCTTTGTGGTAGACATAAGTGCCCAGACA agCACATTGCTGTGTTTTTCTGTCAATGGTGTCTTCAAGGAAG TGGACGGGAAGTCTCGAGATTCTTTGCGTGCTTTCACCAGAACATTCATTGTTGTTCCTACCAGCAGTTCAGG GCTATGTATTGTAAATGATGAACTATTTGTGCGGAATGCCAGCCCTGAAGAAATCCAAAGAGCCTTTGCCATGCCTGCACCCACGCCTTCCTCTAGTCCAGTGCCCACCCTCTCCCCAGAACAGCAGGAAATGTTGCAGGCATTCTCTACCCAGTCTGGAATGAACCTCGAGTGGTCCCAGAA GTGCCTTCAGGATAACAACTGGGACTATACCAGATCGGCCCAAGCCTTCACTCATCTCAAG GCTAAGGGCGAGATCCCAGAAGTGGCATTTATGAAGTGA
- the Tmem223 gene encoding transmembrane protein 223, whose translation MAEPWLLGSRAFLGALRWLPTRRSSKNWAPAQDVLLFKHERGHFFAVLGLFCAGQGIFWASLAVAALSQPRVRVSAQREVEGPTRSHQDLRSMLWRYGLAISCSVMGTLVLGVGLLFSLRSVRSVMLRAGGQHVTLTTYAPFGLGAHFTVPLNQISCMAHRGEVPAMLPLKVKGRRFYFLLDKAGHFPNTQLFDNTVGTYRSL comes from the exons ATGGCAGAGCCTTGGCTGCTGGGCTCCCGGGCGTTTCTAGGTGCACTGCGGTGGCTGCCTACACGCCGTTCCTCGAAAAATTGGGCCCCTGCACAGGACGTGCTGCTCTTCAAGCATGAACGAGGCCACTTCTTTGCTGTACTTGGGCTGTTCTGCGCAGGCCAGGGCATcttctgggcctccctggctgtgGCAGCTTTGTCCCAACCTCGGGTCCGCGTCTCTGCACAGCGGGAGGTGGAGGGCCCCACCCGCAGCCATCAGGACCTGCGCTCCATGCTCTGGCGCTATGGACTAGCTATTAGTTGCAGCGTGATGG GAACACTGGTACTTGGTGTtggtcttctcttctctctccgaTCTGTACGTTCTGTCATGCTTCGAGCTGGAGGGCAGCACGTGACCCTAACCACTTATGCCCCCTTTGGCCTAGGGGCCCATTTCACTGTTCCTTTGAACCAGATTTCCTGCATGGCCCACAGAGGTGAAGTTCCTGCTATGCTGCCTCTGAAGGTTAAAGGCAGGCGCTTCTACTTTCTCTTGGACAAAGCTGGACACTTTCCCAATACTCAGCTGTTTGACAACACTGTGGGTACCTACCGGAGCTTGTGA
- the Tmem179b gene encoding transmembrane protein 179B, with product MAGCCCLHLVELVLFAAAFLCGAVVAVELTWTQGSFNGDCPLYGVAVRNGSSLVLCPSAPSVCHFVAGTSGLLALFCLLLLLVWAYCCYTQKFYRSSVWLSISLAISSFLILVCACILRFGTISLCNSIVSLKLTMSCSEAQKIPWTPRGSTVQFYSNLHNAEMSSWVNLVLCMVLMLQVMKCSMCERASSYEPLDSSSPMACSLPEPDQWSLPEEH from the exons ATGGCGGGCTGCTGCTGTCTGCATCTTGTGGAGCTCGTACTCTTTGCTGCTGCCTTCCTGTGCGGAGCCGTGGTGGCCGTGGAGCTCACCTGGACCCAG GGCTCCTTCAATGGTGACTGCCCTTTATATGGTGTGGCTGTCCGGAATGGCTCTTCTCTAGTCTTATGTCCCTCTGCCCCATCTGTTTGCCACTTTGTGGCAGGGACTTCTGGCCTCCTGGCCCTCTTCTGCCTCCTGCTACTGTTGGTCTGGGCCTACTGCTGCTACACCCAGAAATTCTACAG GAGTTCTGTCTGGCTCAGTATTTCACTGGCCATCTCCAGCTTCCTGATTTTGGTATGTGCCTGTATCCTTCGATTTGGCACCATTTCCCTCTGCAATTCCATTGTCTCCCTGAAACTTACCATGAG CTGCTCTGAAGCCCAGAAAATCCCATGGACACCTCGTGGATCAACTGTCCAATTTTACTCCAACCTACACAATGCTGAA ATGTCTTCTTGGGTGAATCTAGTATTGTGTATGGTCTTGATGCTCCAGGTCATGAAGTGCTCCATGTGTGAACGTGCCTCATCATATGAGCCTCTGGACAGCAGTTCCCCCATGGCTTGCAGTCTTCCTGAGCCAGACCAGTGGTCCTTACCTGAAGAACACTGA